A genomic region of Saccopteryx bilineata isolate mSacBil1 chromosome 1, mSacBil1_pri_phased_curated, whole genome shotgun sequence contains the following coding sequences:
- the ETFRF1 gene encoding electron transfer flavoprotein regulatory factor 1: MKMANNLRGEVLNLYKNLLYLGRDYPKGADYFKRRLKNVFLKNKDVKDPEKIKELIKRGEYVIKELEALYFLRKYRAMKQRYYSDNKETN; encoded by the exons ATGAAAATGGCCAATAATCTAAGAGGAGAAGTActgaatctttataaaaat ctgcTGTACCTTGGACGAGACTATCCAAAAGGAGCAGACTATTTTAAAAGACGTCTGAAGAAtgttttccttaaaaacaaagatgtaaaagacccAGAGAAGATCAAAGAACTTATTAAACGGGGAGAATATGTAATAAAAGAGCTAGAAGCCTTATATTTCCTTAGGAAATACAGAGCTATGAAACAACGCTATTATTCAGATAACAAGGAAACTAACTGA